A single region of the Lotus japonicus ecotype B-129 chromosome 4, LjGifu_v1.2 genome encodes:
- the LOC130715769 gene encoding peroxidase 7 yields the protein MSNSLFSLLILLLPCTILASPHSPEDFDEPITSFPGETIYTLKVPTLEENNFDNLLSFGHYQKSCPQFESILNRKVQEWIHKDYTLAASLLRLHFHDCSIRGCDASILLNHDGSERSAQASKTLRGFDVIDDIKAELEKHCPKTVSCADILTAATRDATVKLGGPYWPVPYGRKDGLVSIAKEAEMVPMGHENITSLVEFFQSKGLNVLDLVVLSGAHTIGRASCGSIQYRLYNYNGTGKPDPSIAPKYLNFLQRKCRWASEYVDLDATTPRAFDPVYYINLKKKMGLLSTDQLLYSDPRTSPIVSAFAGAPYVFTHQFAVSMAKLGDVEVLTGEDEGEIRTNCNAINAY from the exons ATGTCTAATTCTCTCTTCTCATTGCTCATTCTTTTGCTTCCTTGCACTATTTTAGCCTCACCACATTCTCCTGAAGATTTTGATGAGCCAATCACTTCCTTCCCAGGGGAAACCATTTACACTCTCAAAGTTCCAACATTAGAGGAAAACAACTTCGATAATCTCCTATCCTTTGGTCACTACCAAAAAAGCTGTCCACAATTTGAATCCATCCTAAACAGGAAAGTGCAAGAATGGATTCATAAGGATTACACTTTAGCAGCTAGTCTCCTAAGGTTACATTTCCATGATTGCTCAATCAGG GGATGTGATGCTTCTATTCTTTTGAACCATGATGGAAGTGAGAGGTCAGCACAGGCAAGCAAGACACTGAGAGGATTTGATGTGATTGATGATATTAAGGCAGAGCTGGAGAAGCATTGCCCAAAAACAGTTTCTTGTGCAGACATTCTGACTGCTGCTACCAGGGATGCCACTGTTAAGTTGGGTGGTCCATATTGGCCAGTTCCTTATGGAAGGAAAGATGGGTTGGTCTCCATTGCCAAGGAAGCTGAAATGGTGCCTATGGGTCATGAAAACATTACTTCCTTGGTTGAGTTTTTCCAATCCAAGGGCCTAAATGTGCTTGACTTGGTGGTTCTTTCAG GGGCTCATACTATTGGAAGGGCTTCATGTGGATCAATTCAATATAGACTATACAATTACAATGGAACTGGGAAACCTGACCCTTCCATAGCTCCCAAGTACCTCAACTTCTTGCAAAGAAAGTGTAGATGGGCCTCAGAGTATGTTGATCTTGATGCTACTACTCCAAGAGCCTTTGATCCTGTATACTACATCAATCTcaagaagaagatgggattgttATCCACAGATCAGTTGTTGTATTCTGATCcaaggacttctcctattgTTTCTGCATTTGCTGGTGCCCCTTACGTTTTCACACACCAGTTTGCAGTGTCCATGGCAAAGCTTGGCGATGTTGAAGTTCTCACGGGGGAAGATGAAGGGGAAATCAGGACCAACTGTAATGCCATCAATGCTTATTGA